One window of Gemmatimonadaceae bacterium genomic DNA carries:
- the menC gene encoding o-succinylbenzoate synthase — MIRLARITLREIRLPLVEPFQTSTGVVEERRILLLELADADGSETWSECVAETLPTYSPETVDTCWLALSEWIVPIVLGEPFSASNLVHATLERRIRGHRMARATVEMGVWALAASRRGLSLAALLVSESDIARQLGAGPRPFVETGIALGMQPSPEALAERSLAAHAAGYRRIKVKIAPGRDVPYVRAARDALGPGVSLTVDANCSYTLDDADHIRVLETLDTLGLTMIEQPLAHDDLLRHAELQRRLSTPICLDESISSDANTEEMLALGSARMVNLKPGRVGGFQQALAIHDRCARAGIPVWCGGMLECGIGRAYNVALASLPNFTEPGDLSPSSRYWARDVVMQPWTMDAEGRVRVPLERAGLGVDVDEALVDDLTVRRANFRAR; from the coding sequence GTGATCCGGCTCGCACGCATTACGCTCCGGGAGATTCGTCTCCCGCTGGTGGAGCCGTTCCAGACATCCACGGGCGTGGTCGAGGAGCGACGCATTCTGCTTCTCGAGCTCGCCGACGCCGACGGTAGCGAGACATGGAGCGAGTGCGTTGCCGAGACGCTGCCGACGTACAGTCCAGAAACCGTGGACACGTGCTGGCTCGCGCTTTCGGAGTGGATCGTTCCGATCGTGCTCGGCGAGCCTTTCTCGGCGTCGAACCTCGTGCATGCAACGCTTGAGCGTCGCATTCGAGGACATCGCATGGCCAGGGCGACGGTCGAGATGGGCGTATGGGCGCTGGCCGCATCGCGGCGAGGGCTGTCGCTTGCGGCGCTGCTTGTGAGCGAGAGCGATATTGCGCGCCAGCTCGGCGCCGGGCCGCGACCGTTCGTCGAGACGGGCATTGCGCTGGGCATGCAGCCCAGTCCCGAAGCGCTGGCGGAGCGATCACTGGCTGCTCACGCCGCCGGATACCGGCGGATCAAGGTAAAGATTGCGCCGGGCCGCGACGTGCCGTATGTGCGGGCCGCGCGCGACGCGCTAGGACCCGGAGTCTCGCTGACCGTTGATGCCAACTGCAGCTACACGCTGGACGACGCCGATCACATTCGGGTGTTGGAGACGCTGGACACGCTCGGTCTGACGATGATCGAGCAGCCGCTGGCGCACGATGACCTCTTACGCCACGCCGAGCTCCAGCGGCGACTCTCGACGCCGATATGCCTCGACGAGAGCATCTCCAGCGACGCGAACACGGAGGAAATGCTGGCGCTCGGGAGTGCGCGCATGGTGAACCTGAAGCCCGGACGCGTTGGCGGCTTTCAGCAGGCGCTCGCAATTCACGACCGCTGCGCGCGCGCCGGTATTCCGGTCTGGTGCGGCGGCATGCTCGAGTGCGGAATCGGCCGGGCCTACAACGTGGCGCTGGCGTCGCTCCCCAACTTCACCGAGCCCGGCGATCTCTCACCGAGCTCGCGCTACTGGGCACGCGACGTCGTCATGCAGCCGTGGACGATGGACGCGGAAGGACGCGTGCGGGTTCCGCTGGAGCGCGCAGGACTCGGCGTAGATGTGGACGAGGCGCTAGTGGACGATCTGACTGTGCGCCGGGCGAACTTCCGCGCGCGCTGA